The following coding sequences are from one Brienomyrus brachyistius isolate T26 chromosome 2, BBRACH_0.4, whole genome shotgun sequence window:
- the zgc:101858 gene encoding 3-oxoacyl-[acyl-carrier-protein] reductase FabG: MAASDDIIYTATYFSVCAGCSTVLQKQQQYDAVIMAEDAFKISSLKGKVTLITGASSGIGAAASILFAKLGAQLALNGRNMDNLAKIAKQCTDVGATEPMLVPGDLTNEEAVKSVVEQTVSHFGRLDVLVNSAGILAMGSIETTNLAQFDQVMNVNVRSVYHLTQLCVPHLIQTKGSIVNVSSVNGQRSFPGVLAYCMSKSAIDQFTRCIALELSTKQVRVNSVCPGVIITEVHKRAGLDEEQYAKFLEKSKQTHALGRPGEVEEVAHAIAFLASDAASFITGVTLPVDGGRHAMCPR; encoded by the exons ATGGCCGCGAGTGATGACATCATTTATACTGCGACGTATTTTTCTGTATGTGCAGGTTGTAGTACGGTTTTGCAAAAGCAGCAGCAATACGACGCAGTAATTATGGCCGaggatgcatttaaa ATTTCTTCTCTAAAAGGAAAGGTGACTCTAATAACAGGAGCCAGCTCAGGTATCGGTGCTGCTGCCAGCATCCTGTTTGCAAAACTGGGAGCCCAGCTGGCCTTAAATGGCCGCAATATGGACAATCTCGCGAAAATAGCCAAACAGTGTACAGACGTAGGAGCAACTGAG CCCATGTTAGTTCCTGGAGATCTGACTAATGAAGAGGCGGTGAAAAGTGTGGTGGAACAGACAGTCTCTCATTTTGGAAGGCTGGATGTCCTGGTGAACAGTGCTGGAATTCTGGCCATGGGCAGTATAGAGACTACTAACTTAGCCCAGTTTGACCAGGTTATGAATGTCAACGTAAG GTCAGTTTATCATCTGACTCAACTCTGTGTTCCTCATCTTATCCAAACTAAGGGCTCCATTGTGAACGTATCCAGTGTCAATGGCCAAAGATCA TTTCCTGGAGTCCTGGCTTATTGCATGTCAAAGTCTGCCATTGACCAGTTTACTCGTTGCATTGCCCTGG AACTGTCCACCAAACAAGTACGAGTCAACTCAGTCTG CCCTGGCGTGATTATCACTGAAGTTCACAAGCGTGCAGGGTTGGACGAGGAGCAGTATGCTAAG TTCCTGGAGAAAAGTAAACAGACCCATGCCCTTGGTCGCCCAGGAGAGGTTGAGGAAGTGGCTCATGCCATTGCTTTTTTGGCATCTGATGCAGCATCCTTCATCACAGGAGTCACTCTACCTGTAGATGGGGGTCGTCATGCAATGTGTCCGCGGTAA